DNA from Toxoplasma gondii ME49 chromosome X, whole genome shotgun sequence:
TCCTgtttgctctctctgttgaaCATTTGAGAGTTTTGCGAATCGCCCTTTTCCCGGTTTCCCgcccctttctcttcttcctttcaaAATGAGGTAAGATCCCTCCGCTCTGTATACACGTTCTAATCGTTTTTGCCTGGGGTAGCACGACttccccctctctttctgtccgttttctctcacaCAGTCAAATTGTAGCTCGATCTCTTCTGTTTACTTTTGCTTCAACTTTTTCGAGGGCAAAGGATTCCTCGCCTCAAACCCCGATTCCCGAGGTGCTGTCGCGTGGGTCGCCGAACCATCGACCATTGTCCTGGACTGGGATCTGACTGCGGGTTTCCAATCGGGAGTACTTCTGAGGGAAGGGACACAGAGGACGGAAGAAATCCTCAGCTTTTCTTGCAGCTCCAGACGTCCCAAACACAAAGAATATACTTGACTTTTCGCCCTGCGATCGGAGTGGCGTGCATGTAGCACGTCATCGAAATTTAGTCCCTGATGACCCAAGGTGCTCGATTGGGGTGAAAAGTTCTGAAGCCAGGGATAATggcgaaaggcgagaaaagaatcAGGGAATGTCGGAGGCGGGAATGGAACGGAACAGCGTTTGTAGTGGTCAGCTCGGCTCGGGTTTTCCCTATGCCAGTGGTTCAATCACGCATTTCAGGGGTCGGCCCTTATGAAGTGTCTGTGTCGATATTTCTTGATGGATAATCCGGTGCAGGTAATGGGTGTTTGCCGCCGTGGTCGAGCTTCGGAGGCGTTTAGTGTGCATATTTTTATCATccgctgtctgtttctctttgtgAACAGCAAGCTCAGCACAGACGGCCTCAAGAAGGCCATCGGAGAGATCCTCGAGGGCTcccgggagaagaagagaaagttCGTGGAAACTGTGGAGCTTCAGATCGGTAAGCTGAGGCAACTGGAAAGAGCACGTActcggcgtttcttcgcaATTTTCTACAGTGAAGGAGGTGTTGCACTCCGCAAACGAACTGGACTCCTGTCCAGTCGAGACTGCGTGACCTTTGCTGCCTGCTTTTGGACTTGGGGAAAATTATTTTGGCTTAGAGTGTTGAGTGATTCGTGCTTTGTCTTCACACTTGGAGGAAGTCTGTCTTCGTTTGGCAGTCAGCCCATCATGTTCTTCTCCACAACGATGCGGTCTCTTTTTGGAGCGCTttcggcgccttcttctATAGCCTATGTCTTTGCGTATAACTTCCTCGGGGACACAGCGTTGACCCGTTAGTTCGACGAAAGACTACTAAGCTGTGGTTATAGGCGCGTCCGGATAAGCCAAGGTAGCTGTAGCTGCATTCGGCTGTACATGTGTTGTAAGGAGCTGTGAGACGAGCCCGTCCGGATGCTGCATGGCGCGTTGAATTCTGTCTGACAAACGCCCTTGCGTTGATCCGCGATTTCCCTTCAGGTCTGAAGGATTACGACACCCAAAGAGACAAGCGTTTCAGCGGAAGCGTGAGGCTTCCCAACGTCCCTCGCCCCCGCATGCGCGTGTGCGTGATGGGAGACGCTGTGCACTGCGAGCAAGCGAAGGAATTGGGTCTTGAGTTCATGGACGTGGAGGCGATGAAGAAGTTGAACAAGAACAAGAAGCTCGTGAAGAAACTCGCACGCAAGTACGACGCGTTCCTGGCCTCCCAGGTGCTGATTCCTCAGATCCCCCGTCTTCTGGGTCCGGGTCTTAACAAGGCGGGAAAATTCCCGACGCTGATCACTCACAACGACAAGCTCGAGGACAAGATCCAGGAAATCAAAAGCTCGATCAAGTTCCAGCTCAAGAAGGTGCTGTGCATGGGTGTCGCTGTTGGCAACGTCGAGATGACGGAGGAGCAGCTCCGTGTGAACCTGACCCTTGCCATCaacttcctcgtctctctcctgaagaagaactggaacAATGTGAAAACCCTTCACATCAAGAGCACCATGGGCAAGCCTCAACAGATCTACGGTTAAGCCAGTGGCCTTCCACGCTCTCTTGTTCTAGAATGTATGGCTCTTCTGTGCGGTTCAAAACATGTGAGCAAAAGGAATCCGGGAAAACGCGGGGCGGAAGCTGGGCAGACGAGGATGCCTCCACGAATCTTCGCTGGATGGGACGGCCGCGAGATGTAGACGATTGTCGCATTTCTGTGTGAGGATACTCCAACTGTCTTTGATAGCGGGGTGAACGAGATTCGCGAGGGTGTGGAGGGGGGGGGTATGACGCTGCAGACGCGTGCTGCCTCtggtctctgtgtctgtgttgcGGACTCCTTTTGGAACAGCGAaatctgtctcctcttcccgtCGTGCTTccactgcttctcttcgtcgttccgACGGGAAATTCGTGCAGCCAAGCGTGCGAAACCGAAGGAAAGAGTAGTGTTCGATCTCAGTAGCTGAACTTGCACGATCACGAGGGTGTAGTTGGCATCTGGTCACCAGCAGAAAAATCGCAGAGGTCCGATGACGCCTACACCACTTAGATAATTAACTATATCGAGACACTAATGCTTACTCGTTTGGTGAGTCGCTGTAGAATAGGTCGCGTAGTTACTACCATTTACCCAGTCTTCTCACTCCAGAAGCGGATACGAACAGGCGCTCGCATACGGCAGTATGCAATTGTTGCGCTTCACGAAAAGCAGATTTCTGAAGGGATAGCCGGCGTTTTGCTACAACGAATGAGGTATGCACATAGGTAAGTTCACTGGTGTGTTGCACTGTTCGATCCAGTGCGGATGAGATCGTTACATTCGAAAGCATATCTTACTCGATTTTCATATCTGCTCATAATGGTATAACTCAAGACGAATAAACGGGGAAGGACCTATCTATTTCGACACGAACATCAGGCTGTGAAACAGAATAACCGTCGATTTCcagagggagaggcagacacacGCGGAGTGTGGGCAGGCACGTAGGCATTCCGTGTGCACTATCGTATCAGCCTATCCTATTGAATCTTTGGCTGTTGGGAGTAGTGCACTATAGGTGGTGCATCACAAACATAAGTTTTGCACGCGGGCAACACTATCGAAACGTTGCTACGCACGATTTCTGCCAGAATAAGGTAACGGACCACACGCTTTGAGGAAACTCGACACAGGACAAGTGGCAGTATTCGGAGGACGGCCAACGGCGCTTGTCTGCTTGATTCGATGGGCTCTGAGACACTACACAGACGCCCTCGACAGTCAGTGACACTTCGCTGCTACTGTTCGGGACAGTTCTGGGCCAAACGCTTCGGTTATGCGTCGACTCACGCGGTAGCTCTAAAAAACACCTGTATTTGTAAAACTATGCCGACGGCAAGAAGACGACTGGTGTAAGCCACCAGCTTCGTTTTCGCTGAATAGCATAACAGGGAAAAATCATGCAGGGAGCCACTGAAGTTCAGTCCTCCCAACACAGTCGAAAAGCAACGTGAACCACATCACCTACGTATACACTGCATTTAACCATTGTTACACTATGCATGGAGGCTTCAGATTCTGAAAACCCATCACATGGGCGGTTCGCACAAGCCGCCTTGTGAACGGTCGTGACGTTACTAACGGGGAGCAGAACAGAATGAACTAGGCTGTATGGTAGAACACTCTTGAGAAGTACACCCTCAATTTTAGGGCCTTTCCAGGAACAATCTGTACATACTAACGAAATCAGTCGTTATCTCTTCACAGCTGGCGCTCGGCGCTGCATCCACTATGATTTCGTACGCAGCACTTGCTCTTGCACATTGACAATTATTGATCAAAATCCTAGAGGACGCATTCGTTCACATACGGCAGTTCGGGTAAAGGCATCAGGTTGCAATGCGATGCTTCTTTCTGAACTCGGCATCAAAAGACTCAACTTCCTGGGCCAgtgcctgcttcttctcaagaggaaggaaagcagCGTATACGCTGTTCAGAACGACAGTTTTGATCGTGTCCAGTCTCCAGTGGAGGCTTTCTTTGAGAAGGGGCGTTCCCCCGTTAGAGTCGTCTGCCGCCATCCCGGTACAGGCATTCTCCTTCACCCGGCATGTCTCAATGATTCCTCGGAAATTCTCGTTCATTCCTCCACCGAAGAAAGCTGGATCGTCGCTGTTGATCGTTACCTGAAGGCCTTGGTCGATGAGACTTTCAAACTGAACGCCGATTCGGCTCCCTGTCACCCTTTTGGGTCCGAGGGAAATCGCTTCAGCGGCAGGCTGGCCAGCGACATACGGAACAGGGTCAGGCACTCCGAGGGCGCACTTTGGATCCTTGTCAGCGGCCTTCAGCTTGTCCAGTTGTTCACATCGAAGGCGGTCTCTCTGACTCTGAAATACCTCATGGGAGACACCGTTCGGCGTTTCACTCTCGAGAGAGCACTTAGGCATGCAACGGAGAAGCGGGTGCTCCTCCAGATTTCTACACACACCCAGACAAACATTGGAAAGAGGGCACACTGTTAGTGGGACTTGATTTGCCACTAGATGCTTGAGCAAACCGGGGTCCTCGACCGCTGATGTGCCGTGGTCAATTCGAGCTGCGTGGTTGTGCAGCAAGGCGTCGATGACGTTCTGGGCCGGACCCTCCTCTCCTGGGAAAAGTGTGAAACACAGAGCAACAAATACATGTCGCGAACTACGCAGTTTCGTGCAAGGCGTTAGGGCGAGCGAATGGACAAAAACTTTAGCCCGGAACCTCAGAATCGCAAGTTTAATGTGTACACCGCCGCGGCATGTCTCCGTGAAACGTTCTCGTCTCCATGCAGATATGAACTGGCCCACCGACTTCCTGTTTATGACAGCGGGAATGCCAGACACGTTCCCTCTGGTCCTGAGGCGGTGTTCCATGAAATTGCTAACCTGCGTGTGCAACGCACGGAAATCCCTTCTGCTTTACGAGATCGAACACCTTGCGGAATTTGTAGTTTTCATGCCCAAGTTCAGACGCGGCGAGACCGAAACCGTCGAACAGCGACATGTACGGCGTCACCTATGCACGGGACAAGAAAcacttgcatgcagggaCTGATTACACAGTCACCGAAACGCAGAATACAGCAGAGGGGCAGCAATTGTCTGAAGGCTGCTAATTGGTTCTGAGTGATGCCAAAACCTACACACCACGTGACCATCTGGAACTTgagcaggagaaaagaaattcGACAGGTTACGAGTTAAAGTACCTCTCTGCAGCTTACCATCTCCACACATTCCAAGTGTTTCTTCAGAGGGAAACTGCGGATAAAACAAAGGATCCGCCGGGATGTTACACCCcacctcttctccgcctcgagACAAGCGTCATACATACCCTGGCAAGTTAAGGAACAATCACAGCAGCGCAAAATTTCCAAGAGCAAATAGTCACTTTAATGTGGGGTGATGAGAAAGACACTCAAGAAAGAGTTCGCAAAGCAAACTAAAAAGCCACACCAGGGAGACAACCTCGTGTAGGAGGGCCACGCGAGGCACACCGACATGGAGGAATGGACGCGGAGAACTGGTCTAGCACAGGACGAGAAAAGTGTCCGCAAGCAGATACGTTGCAGACAACGGACAGAAGTCTTCTGTTCCACTTACTTGAAGAGCGTCCCGTGGCGGGGTTTGCCTGAATGGAGACTGGAAGTCGAACAGCAGCTCGATGTGCCGCACATTCTGGGCTGCGGACTTCTCGAAATAGCGTAGCACGACGTTGTAGATGTCTTCCCGATGGCGTAGCACGGACTCGCGGTGAAAGTACGCAGCGAGGAACGAGTTGAGATCTCCGAATGCAATCCCGTTTTCGTCGTCGTTGAATGCCTCCTCGCCTGCACTGCCCATTGGAACGCCGTTCTTTGTGGCAATTTCCTTCGCGAGAGTCGCCTCGAGGGTGCCCTCCATGTGAACATGCAGCTCAACTTTCGGGATCTTGTGCGCGTACTCGAGCAACAAGTCGACCGGCACACCGTGcccgcagcagcagcagcaatCTGCCCTCCAAAGAAAGTCTACATTTGTTGTGGAAGAACGGCCGTTTTCGTATACCGGTGCCGACAACCTGGCGGCATTCGCGACCCCGTTCGGTGCCACAGCCGCGTTCTTCCAAGGGGACGACTCCAGAGCTACGTGCGTCGTCATCGTCGCTTTCAGCGTAGTCTCCTACTGAGCATCTTGCGCTCTGCGAATTTCGCTTGAATTGACACGGAAGGTGTTCATCGAGGGACGACGAGTGCAGGCGTCCCGGTGCGCGTCCAGTCACCAGGTGAGGAAAAACGGATGTGGAGGAGGGCCCCAGCCGCCTGAAGCGAGGCTCTAAAAAGTGGCGTTGCAACAGCAAACCGCTACCTGGGTCACGCAGCAGGCCCGAGAGCAACGTGAACGCGGTTGCACGGGTGACCATCTGCAAGTTCACTCAGCCGGCACATCGCCCCCtggccccccccccccgcgtCTGTGGTCGGGAAAAAGCTGGTTTCCCCAACTTCATACCTTGCCACGCGGTCGGTCCTCCCCACGGGGGGCGACCTGCTGTTCCCGCGGGAGGTTAGTTCCTTCTT
Protein-coding regions in this window:
- the RPL10A gene encoding ribosomal protein RPL10A (encoded by transcript TGME49_215470); this encodes MSKLSTDGLKKAIGEILEGSREKKRKFVETVELQIGLKDYDTQRDKRFSGSVRLPNVPRPRMRVCVMGDAVHCEQAKELGLEFMDVEAMKKLNKNKKLVKKLARKYDAFLASQVLIPQIPRLLGPGLNKAGKFPTLITHNDKLEDKIQEIKSSIKFQLKKVLCMGVAVGNVEMTEEQLRVNLTLAINFLVSLLKKNWNNVKTLHIKSTMGKPQQIYG
- a CDS encoding Adenosine/AMP deaminase domain-containing protein (encoded by transcript TGME49_215480): MTTHVALESSPWKNAAVAPNGVANAARLSAPVYENGRSSTTNVDFLWRADCCCCCGHGVPVDLLLEYAHKIPKVELHVHMEGTLEATLAKEIATKNGVPMGSAGEEAFNDDENGIAFGDLNSFLAAYFHRESVLRHREDIYNVVLRYFEKSAAQNVRHIELLFDFQSPFRQTPPRDALQGMYDACLEAEKRWGVTSRRILCFIRSFPLKKHLECVEMVTPYMSLFDGFGLAASELGHENYKFRKVFDLVKQKGFPCVAHAGEEGPAQNVIDALLHNHAARIDHGTSAVEDPGLLKHLVANQVPLTVCPLSNVCLGVCRNLEEHPLLRCMPKCSLESETPNGVSHEVFQSQRDRLRCEQLDKLKAADKDPKCALGVPDPVPYVAGQPAAEAISLGPKRVTGSRIGVQFESLIDQGLQVTINSDDPAFFGGGMNENFRGIIETCRVKENACTGMAADDSNGGTPLLKESLHWRLDTIKTVVLNSVYAAFLPLEKKQALAQEVESFDAEFRKKHRIAT